A window of Hordeum vulgare subsp. vulgare chromosome 5H, MorexV3_pseudomolecules_assembly, whole genome shotgun sequence genomic DNA:
gccgtaccatcgacgtgcaagtcgatattatctattacaacatgatcatctcatacatccaatatatcacatcacatcgttggccatatcacatcacaagcataccctgcaaaaacaagttagacgtcctctaattttgttgttgcatgttttacgcggtgaccatgggtatctagtaggatcgcatcttacttacgcaaacaccacaacggagatatatgagttgctatttaacctcatccaaggacctcctcggtcaaatccgattcaactaaagttggagaaaccgacacttgccagtgatctttgagcaacggagttactcgtaacgatgaaaccagtctctcgtaagcgtacgagtaatgtcggtccaagccgcttcaatccaacaataccgcggaatcaagaaaagactaaggagggcagcaaaacgcacatcaccgcccacaaaaaacccttgtgttctactcgagaagacatctacgcatgaacctagctcatgatgccactgttggggaacgtcgcatgggaaacaaaaaatttactacgcgcacgaagacctatcatggtgatgtccatctacaagaggggatgagtgatctacgtacccttgtagatcgtacagcagaagcgttagtgaacgcggttgatgtagtggaacgtcctcacgtccctcgatccgccccgcgaacaatcccgcggtcagtcccacgatctagtaccgaacggacgacacctccgcgttcagcacacgtacagctcgacgatgatctcggccttcttgatccagcaagagagacggagaggtagaagagttctccggcagcgtgacggtgctccggaggttggtgatgaccttgtctcaacagggctccgcccgagctccgcagaaacgcgatctagaggaaaaaccgtggaggtatgtggtcgggctgccgtggaaaagtcgtctcaaatcagccctaaacctccgtatatataggtgggagggaggggaccttgacttggggctcaaggagccccaagggggtcggccgagtccaaggggggaggactcccccccccccaaaccgagttggacttggtttggtgggagggagtcccccttccttcccacctcctccttttttttctcttgattttctcttcttggcgcatagagctcttttgggctgtcccaccagcccactaagggctggtgtgccaccctcaaggcctatgggcttccccggggtgggttgccccccccccccccggtgaactcccggaacccattcgtcattcccggtacattcccggtaactccggaaccttccggtaatcaaatgaggtcatcctatatatcaatcttcgtttccggactattccggaaaccctcgtgacgtccgtgatctcatccgggactccgaacaacattcggtaaccaaccatataactcaaatacgcataaaacaacgtcgaaccttaagtgtgcagaccgtgcgggttcgagaactatgtagacatgacccgagagactcctcggtcaatatccaacctggatgcccatattggatcctacatattctacgaagatcttatcgtttgaacctcagtgccagggattcatataatcccgtatgtcattccctttgtccttcggtatgttacttacccgagattcgatcgtcagtatccgtatacctatttcaatctcgtttactggtaagtctctttactcgttccgtaatacaagatcccgcaacttacactaagttacattgcttgcaaggcttgtgtgtgatgttgtattaccgagtgggccccgagatacctctccgtcacacggagtgacaaatcccagtcttgatccatactaactcaactaacaccttcggagatacctgtagagcatctttatagtcacccagttatgttgcgacgtttgatacacacaaagcattcctccggtgtcagtgagttatatgatttgatggtcataggaataaatacttgacacgcagaaaaacagtagcaacaaaatgacacgatcaacatgctacgtctattagtttgggtctggtccatcacgtgattctcctaatgacgcgatccagttatcaagcaacaacatcttgttcataatcagaagacactgactatctttgatcaactggctagccaactagaggcttgctagggacggtgttttgtctatgtatccacacatgtaaatgagtcttcattcaatacaattatagcatggataataaacgattatcttgatacaggaattataataataactgtatttattattgcctctagggcataattccaacacacaagccctgtagccgcggcgaggggggcaggccgcgtctaccaggcttgtgggcccctaacagctcccctctggcacttctttcgcccagtattttttatatatttccaaaaaattccacgtcgattttcagggcatttggagttgcgcagaatagaggactcggacttgctccttttctagtctagaattccagctatcggtattctccctcttcaaataaaccttgcaaaataagagagaaaaggcataagtatggtaccacaaagtaatataacagtccataaagcgataaatatcaacatgaaagcatgatgcaaaatggacgtatcagcgtggCATGGCGACAGTGAACGCATGCCTGCTCGAGGTCAGGTAGGCGACCTGACGGAGGCAGATGATGTGGCCGGCTGTGGCAGAGGCACATGAGCAGCCCGGCGGCTTGGTGAATGCAGTGGGACGGCAGCAGCGCAGGCAAGTCGCGGTGGCGGCTCGTGAGTGCTGGCCCGCGGTAGAGGCGAAGTAGGAGCGGCGTGGTGAGCCGCCACGCGACTGGGGGACCTCGATGCGCGCGACAGAGCGAGCCGCGGTAGCGGAGGTGAGCATGATGGCGAGGCAAGGCAAATTCGCGGGTGGCGAGGCGAGGCAGCGGAAGCGAGCACGCGGCGGAGCGAGCCACAACGACGGAGCCAGTCGATGTGGGGCGAGGTCATGACGGAGGTGAGCAGATGAAGTGAGGTTGTGGCGTCGAAGAGGCGGCTCGCGTGGTCGGCGGTAGAGAGCGGCGGGGGCGGCTCGAGCGGCGCGGTGGGCCGACGAGCGTGCGGTGCAGCGagcgcagcagcagagcaaggcaaGGCGGCGGCGACGAAGTACAAAGTCCGTGTTCATGATGTGGCTGGCTTGGAGACGTATTCAGTCCGTGTCCACATCCTGATCGTGGCTTGCTTGCAAATGCGGACACCACAACTCGGCGGATCACAAACAAAACTTGCGATTGACGGATCGTCCAAGGCTGCCACCAAAATTACTCTCATCTCGGACTTGGCGGGTCGGGGCGAAGCCGAGTCCGAGCTGGGAAATGGCTGGGGTGGCTCGAGTTAGCTCTGATTGCCAAGTACGAGTCGGAGTACAGCTTCTCCTTGTATTCCTGTGCGTTGGATCCTCGTGTATGCATAACAGGGGCTCAATGGGTTGCGTGGCGGGCGGCCGATGGAGTTTGGCGGAGCGGTGCGGCGCGGGAGATCGGGATGACTCGGACAGTCGAACGTGCGCCGGCGAATCGAGGCGCTGCAGAGGCAGAGACGGATTCAGGGCGACTTGGATGTGCGCGTCAGCGAGTCCATGTGTGTAACTTCTTCCGTGTCGCGGACTTCCCTTTATTTCTTGAATGAATTAACCTCCTCATCTTTGGTTGACTCTGATCTGATCCATGTCATGGCTTCAAACAATCTCAATCGATAATTTGAGTTGATGTAGATTCTTCTCTGCCGGTTCTTGCGGATCCGGCGGGTCATAAGCTTCTCGATTCCTAGGAGAgatcccttcaagaacacaaCACCACCGTGCGCTGGCCACAcgatgggcgccaaatgtcgtggttttgtcacggcatatgtcctcgtgcaaagacttaggtgtgaggccatcgcaaccatgtggcggcttgagaggggttggtcggaatcgagagacgcgagtttagccaggttcggcccctccgatggaggtaaaagcctacgtcctgcttgtgtttcattgatgaagatgatgatctcaattacaagggagcggaatcgctacctctaatcttgagggtgtctaatctgtctatctctcaTGACTTATTTGTCTAAGACCTGTCTATTTATAGACGTCTAAAAACCTGACCCTCTTAGGGTGTCCCGtccctccttatataagctgaAGGGGTGGGTTACATGTAGATTTCAAGTCGGATTTAGGCCTAACCTGTTATGACTCTCCATCACTATTAATTCATGTATATTGTTCAGTTTTTCATCTTCTTCAAAAACATGTTTACAAATGTTTAACTTTTTTCAAAtatatgattattatttttaaaagtgcAATGATTACTTTAGAAACctaaaaagcaaaaaaataaaatagaagtAAAAATATGATAAAATTATCAACATAAATTAAATTTAATATATTCAAAAagcataaataaataaataaaattaagGGGTATAAAAAGCAAATAAAAAAGCATGTGCGACTATATCACGACGTCATTCTTTCAAATGCTCCGGGCCACGTACTAGGTGCCTTCAATAGGCTTTGGACCCATCCAAACGGGCCGGCCGGCACGGCACGGCTTGACCTGCCACAATCGTGCCGGCACGACATGCCTGGGCCCGAAACGGGCCAGgccgtgccggcccgcgtgccAGGCAACCAGGCCCAAGCACGACACGCCCTCTAACCGGGCCGACATGTCGGCACGTCAGGCCCGCTGACCTGTTAGGATTTTAATATTTTAGGccgctatttggtccgatttcggTCTGTTCAGCTATTATTTAGgctgattttgatattttgaaGTGTTTTTTGGGTTAATATTAACCTAATCtcatatatatataaaataaaaataaaaacgttaaacgggccgtgccgtgccggcccgcgTGTCCAGCCTCCAAACCCAGGCACGGCCCGAGGCGTGCCGCGTGCCTGGCACGGCCCGTTTAAGTCGTGCCGGGCCCGGCCCGCGTCGGCCGGTCCGTCAGGCAGGGCCTGTTTGGCCAGATCTGCTCGAgatctaaaaaaacaaaaaacaaaacctAACTCGCACTCACAGGAGGGGGCGGAGGTACGCGACCGCCGACCAGTTGCCTGACTCCAAAGCGTcgctcgcgccgccgcctcctgttTTGCCGTCGTTCAGGTTACCGCCCGCCGGCCTCTGCCGTCGCGCCGTCCCCCGACCGCCGTCCCCCGACCCTCCCCATACAGGCATCCGCTCCCCTGTTCCCGGCCCCCGTCTGCCCGCCCTCCCGTCCTGTGCGCCAGTGCTGCGGTATTGCCGGCCTACCGCCGCGCTCGACGCCGCGCGGCGTCCCCTGCTTGGCTAGCTGACTTTGGTAATTTTCTTTCCACCTGTACCGTGTTCTTCTGCGTATGAAGATGAAGTAGACAGGCAGTGAATTGCATTGAACTAGTATCAATTAACCGTTGTGCTAAAGCACATCTAGATGTCCCCTGAGTATTTCATACTTCCGTTTCAAAATAagcgtctcaagcttagtacaattttgtaataTAGCTAGTACAAAGTTCGGGCACTTATTTTGGGACTGAGGGAACATCTAAGTCCTGTGTCATTGATTTTAGGTGGAGATGTTTTTTCCCCCTTCCCTTTTTATGTTTGATAGAGTCATTTAGATGTGCAATAACTAAGGCACATCTAGATGTGCCCTAGACAGACATTGAAAATGTGTGTGTATGTATTCAAGTTATGGAAGGCATGGACGAAGTAAACAATTGACTTCGTACTTTTTTATCCCCGTATTATTGTTTATATGCTTCATCTATTCCATTGGATCATTGAGCATTGAGTTTAGATTCTGGGTTTTTTGAGCAATTGAACTTTATTTATAGGTTTTCGCATGAGGAATTTTCTAGAAATGTTATAAGATATTTTTGGGTATGTTATAAGTGTTGAAGTTTTTCCATGTTGTCGGAAAAAAACTGGCCCAGGGTTTGCTCAttcctggctccgccactggGACGGAACGATGCTTTTGGCATGCTCCGGCGAAGAACGAGTTACTTTTCACTTTCGGGGTCTTTGTGTGTTTTCTGAGTGGTCGTAAACTCCGGCTAAAATCGGCAAAATTTTAGGTTGTGCCACAGCCAGCGCAGAATGTCTTAACGACACTATTAGCACACCAACATGCAGGTGAGAGTGGGACAGAACCTCTGTTTGTTTGTGTGGTAAAGAATCGTCGTTTTGGGCAACCGGTCGTGCACGCAATGTCTAGCAAGTGTTGTCTTCATGGTTCTGTTAGCTTGTGTCTGTTCATATATGGGTAAATCGACGCGCGCAGCATTGTTTGAATGGTTCTTTGTATGTTACTGCTACTTACATGCGTCAAGCCACATCGCTGCCAAGACTCAGCATGTGGTGGGTAGACTGATGCTGTTGTGCGGTGTGCAGTTCTGCGTATGATTAAGGACGAGCTACTTTCATTTTCAGGTGTTTTGTGTGTTTTATGAGTGGTGGTACATGGCGACCAAATCGACAAAAGTAACTTGGGGTTTGTGGCACAATTGGCGCATAACATCTTAATAGCGTGACGAGTAATATTTTCTTTTACAACAATACACATGTGAGTCTGGTCCTCTATTTGTTTGTGCCCGCGCTAGGTTCCTCTTTATTTTGTTTTTAGTTGTATGGTCCTCTAATTTTGGTGCATATAGTGTCTCGTAAGAAACGAGCAATCTTTTGATTTGTGGAATTTGGAAAGTCGAAGGAAAAAATTAGGACTACAATGTCATGTCCATTTAATTTACATAGGAGTTATTTGGCATAATGCTTTTATTTTACTGAATGCTATTTAAAACAAGAGCCTTGTTAGGATGCTTGGGAACTACTGTGGTACTTTCAGGTACTTATCCTTTTACTCAACAAATGAATCTTGTCTTTTAGTGCAAATGAATTAGAAGAAGTTCTTGTGGGATTCTATTATACAAATTAAACAACCAACATGGGTAGAATACCTAAGGATTTCAGCCCTCCATATTTTTCATAGGAATACCTTTAAACCAAATAAGCCTGCAAATGGATGGATATACATACAAGACACGCACTCATGCACATCACACACAGACCAGTTAtttgtttgaggaaaagaaacaTGCATATTATTATCAATTTTTACTGTGAGCATAGAGGAATGTGAAAATGTTCGTTTGTTGTGTACAAATGTGATAATGTTTCAATGAGTGAAATGTCTAAAAATTGAACCGTGGAGGCCTTTTCAGTTCGCCCATCTTCTCCCCCTCCCACTTCGCCATGGACAGCGCCGCCCcaaactcttcctcctcctcctccgccgccgtcgtagcGGCTGCGGCTGCTTCCGGTAACGGTGTACAAGGGGGCGACCGTCCCGAGGACCCTTCAAAGCAGAACCTGGCGCAGGTCACGGCCTCGATCCAGAGGACCCTGGGCCTGCTCCACCAGCTCAACCTCAACGTCTCCTCCTTCAGCTCCGCGTCCCAGCTCCCCCTCCTCCAGCGCCTGTGAGCTCCTGCACCTCCCCGTACCCCCCGGAGCAAAACCTCCCCCGTGATCACGTTTTCCTCCCGTGGCTTTTCTGCATCCGCAGATCCCTTAGGGTTTGGTCTTGTTTGGCGATGCAGGAACGCGCTCGTGGCGGAGCTTGACACGATGCAGAAGCTCGCGGACGGGTGCAACATCCAGGTGCCCATGGAGGTCGTCAAGTGAGATCTTTTAGCCCTCGTCTCTTGCTCTGTTGCTCCTTGCTGTTGTTGATCCTTGGCTGAACTGTATGTTTCCGATTGGTGCTTGTGTTGTTAGTTTGATCGATGACGGGAAGAACCCCGATGAGTTCACCAGGGACGTGCTCAACAGTTGCATCGCCAAGAACCAGATCACCAAGGGAAAGACCGATGCTTTCAAGGTATGGATGGCTTAAATTGTTGTTCAAAGTGCGCCAATGTTAGGCTATGATCCAAACATTCCCATAGATATATGCTCGATACAGTTTGTAGCATGGTACAGTACAATCTCAAAACCAGTTAGAAAGTTTGCCGGTATATTTCTATGGGAAATTTTTGATCAAATCTTCAATTGGTACTGCTGTTCGTGTAAAAAACGAATGCTGGTTCTGATATAAGATGATATTGGTTGTTTGAAGGGGATACATTTTGTGTGCCCTGTGAAAAGGAACCAGCACATAGCTTTTTTTATCGCATTGCATATCTACTATATCATGGCATCCGAACCACAGATCAAGCAAATACATGTtgtctttcattattttttgaccTTCATTTATGTGATTTAGTTACACCAcagcaactttgaagaaaaatgaaatcactCCCTCTCCATCCATTTAAATTGGTTATGGTATACAGACTGCAGCCCATCAGTTGGTAATGATACTTTTCATTATCAAAGCTTTCCCTGTTGTTACTACCATTGACTGTCATCCATCCCTAATTACATTTAGGTGAAATGTGGTGCTAATGTTGGTTGTACTGCCCATGTAGATTTCTGTCTCTGTATTATTTAGCTGGATACGAATTGAAAGATGGCAATTTTGTATCCAGCATCTCTGTATCTGTATAGCATTCATTGAACCGATGGCTGTAAGGCCTACTTTTGTTTAAGGTCCGTTAAGATCAATCAGCATCGCAAATAGTTGGGAGTTCATTTTCTATGCTTTTCCTGGTGTTACTCCCAATTGACTGTCGGCCCTAATTAATTTAGGTCAAATGTGGGGCCTGTGTTTGTTGTACTGCCCATGCAGATTCCTGTCTCTGTATTATCTAGCTGTATAAGAATGAATAGGTGGCGATTTCGTATCCAGTATCTGTATAACATTTATTGAATGGACGTATAGCTGCCGGCCCTAATCAAATTGATTGGAATGACATAATAATACCGTGAATCTGTTTGTTTCAGAGTCTGAGGAAGCATCTTCTAGAGGAGCTTGAAGAGGCTTTTCCTGAAGACATCGAAGCATACAGGCAGATACGTGCTACTTCTGCCGCTGTGAGTATAAATATGCCTGTGTTTGTAAGATAGGCGTGTCTTTATTAAAAATGTTGTTGAACACAAATCTATCAAAGGGAAAAAAACAATGTCAATCATATTTGACTACATTAGTAAGGAGCTTGAACAATGTGGTTTCATGTTTCTGTTGTCGCAATGCTCAGTTCATCGTCTTCAGCCTTCTGGAAGTGTTAGCTTAAATTGGTTAGAACGTGCCACTTGAACACTGATCTTGGTTTTTTAAGACTTAATTTGTCTGAGGACATCATTTGTTTTGTGTTAGTAATGCATTATTTGTAAATCTTGACCAGCTATGGTTTTGTGGTACTATTTTCAGCTTCAAGATTGGGCTGTCCATTGAGCGTAAATGTTTATTTAACCTCCATTTGTATTTTACTGCATTAGTTTCTTAATAGCTCATTCTTGTCCAGGAATCAAAGCGGTTGGCTCAGTCGCAAAGTGTTTTGCCTAATGGAGATTCCAAAGTAAAAGCTGAGCACTAACTGACATAAGGACCCAAGCCGTGAAGAGCAAGAAGCTCTGCATCTCTCCTATGCTTACAGTTTGAGGAAGGCCTTGGGAACAAACAACTGCTACATATTATCGACATATCCTTGTATGCGCTGGCCTTTTATAGGAGTGATCAATAGTATACATCTGTATTATATAATATATTCAACTTCCCAGTTGTTGTAGTCAATTGCCTCGTGATGTACCACCTACTCGGCTAGATTTGTTGTGTTTCTGGCTGTCTATGCAGCCATCATCAGCCAATATTGGTAATTAGGGTACCTCTTTATAAATGGGTTATGGCGCTACTTGCAATCAACTAGTAGTACGTTAATCTGCTGATGAGCTCATCATCGTGTATTGGCTCGGTAATCATTGCTCATCATGGGCCTACTGGCAAGTGTTGTGTAATCtatcaaatactccctccgtccgaaaatacttgtcttaAGGATAAATGTatgtagacttattttagttatagatacattcattatattcatttctaggacaagtattttcagacggagggagtactaattcAGTGGGCTGTTACCCCTAGAATGACTCGAGAAGATTGGATAGATTGCCTCTTGGAGATATTTAGCTTTGTTTCAAATAGTTTTAACTGAAAATGGCCGTCACTATGATAAGTTGTGTGGTGGAAAGATTTCCTTAACTGATTGGTGAGGGAACTTCCATGTGTGCATGCCGGTCGTTTTCTGTACTAAGAACAGAGAACACATTTGTTAACAACTGAGATGTGTTACTTCACAGCGAGAACCATGAAACGGGCAATTTCAACAAACATTTTGGACATTATGTTACCTTTTTTTTAATGGGGAAAGGAGCCCAAGGTGCCAAATTCTTTCAGCTCATAAACAATGTACAACATGCAGTACAAAGACCCTGTAGATTTAATGTAGAAAAATGAGAGAGATTACCGGACAAGACGTGTTACTGTGAGCTGAACCGAAACAGCTGAAGACAGGTTCGGAAGACCTACTCAGAACCTGATAAGCTACATTGTGAGCAATTCCGTTAATCTCTCTGGAGATATGAAACATCTACTCCCCCCGTTCCTAAACGTAAGTATTTTTAAAGGTTTCATTAgaggactacatatggatgtatatagacatactttatagCACAGATTCATttatttgtttcgtatgtagctcTCTATtaaaacctttaaaaagacttagaTATAGGAACGGAGTGATACCATCGATGGTTGTCAGTGGGCCTGTAGTAATCCGCAAGAGTTGTTCCGAGGGGTGGAATCGGTCACAACATTACTAACTGCCGCTGCCTTAGCAAGAGAAAGGTTGTCCGTAAGAAACGTTGGCTGGACGACCTGCAAGAGTTGTGCCACTTTGGTTGCAAGGAGAAGGGACTGTGCTTCTGTCTTCACAGGTGGCCGGAGTAGAGGCTTGAGGCCTGATTGGATTGGCGTTTCAAAGAGCTATACCCTTGTAAAATATACATACCTCTATCGGTCGTTTTTCCTTCCAGTTAAAAATCAAGTGTGACCGGTATTGTACACCCGTAAAATAAATACAGATGTATAAAAATTATCTGAATCTGAATGCTTCTTTGATCCTGCATAAAATTGAGGTAAACTCCGATGCGCGTGGCCGTGTTTCCATTCGACAAGCCTGGAATTTTTCAACATTGTGAGAGCAAATTTTTGCTCCTGCAATGAGTAGAGCAGACCTCAGCCTTGATGCGGCATCACATTGTTTTTCCCTCTGTTGCGAGTTTAATTGTTATCATGACAATCATCAGGAGAGATTTCGTGAGTGATGTTGA
This region includes:
- the LOC123400041 gene encoding mediator of RNA polymerase II transcription subunit 10b-like; protein product: MDSAAPNSSSSSSAAVVAAAAASGNGVQGGDRPEDPSKQNLAQVTASIQRTLGLLHQLNLNVSSFSSASQLPLLQRLNALVAELDTMQKLADGCNIQVPMEVVNLIDDGKNPDEFTRDVLNSCIAKNQITKGKTDAFKSLRKHLLEELEEAFPEDIEAYRQIRATSAAESKRLAQSQSVLPNGDSKVKAEH